One segment of Dama dama isolate Ldn47 chromosome 15, ASM3311817v1, whole genome shotgun sequence DNA contains the following:
- the NTPCR gene encoding cancer-related nucleoside-triphosphatase isoform X2 — protein MARHVFLTGPPGVGKTTLIQKATEVLKSSGMPVDGFYTEEVRQGGRRIGFDVVTLSGIRGPLSRIGSEPLPGKRECRVGQYVVDLTSFEQLALPVLRNVESLAGRHWASLPASCLGTGQVPVVAQDGAFVSSTRWGRWSSSVSRSSRPSARRCPRQGLWSSAPSPYPKENHWPSWKRSEPERT, from the exons gagttggAAAAACAACACTGATCCAGAAAGCCACTGAAGTTTTAAAGTCCTCTGGCATGCCTGTCGATGGGTTTTATACAGAAGAAGTCAGACAGGGAGGAAGAAGAATAGGGTTTGATGTTGTCACGTTGTCTGGCATCCGGGGACCTTTATCCAGAATTGG GTCAGAGCCTCTGCCTGGAAAGCGTGAGTGCCGTGTAGGGCAGTACGTGGTGGATCTGACGTCCTTTGAGCAGCTGGCGCTCCCGGTCTTGAGGAAT GTGGAATCGCTGGCAGGGCGACACTGGGCCAGCCTCCCAGCCTCGTGCCTTGGGACTGG GCAGGTGCCAGTGGTCGCCCAGGACGGAGCGTTTGTGTCATCGACGAGGTGGGGAAGATGGAGCTCTTCAGTCAGCCGTTCATCCAGGCCGTCCGCCAGGCGCTGTCCACGCCAGGGACTGTGGTCCTCGGCACCATCCCCGTACCCAAAGGAAAACCACTGGCCCTCGTGGAAGAGATCAGAACCCGAAAGGACGTGA